The proteins below are encoded in one region of Silene latifolia isolate original U9 population chromosome 2, ASM4854445v1, whole genome shotgun sequence:
- the LOC141640736 gene encoding uncharacterized protein LOC141640736 gives MAHNERIRGAQVSRADVIPLSKVIQDCHLFDLKATGAFFTWNNKHESGKKVYSRIDRVFINYDWINVFPDSVANFLPEGLFDHCSCLINLECQQHQRLKSFKYYNMWSLSKDFDHIDPLNSELCHTERICDAELGELLKARNMFLSQKAKTAWIAEGNENTSYFHSVIKRRRSQNRVYKAIIKMGQCLTDEHRTTLLAPLSDNEIKRAMFDIPGNKAPSPDGFGSQFFKDAWHIMGHSVTAAIRDAFNKGKVLKQCNNTVITLIPKVELFENVKQFRLIACCNTIYKCLSKVICNRLRDILPDIVSPSQSAFIKGRDIVGNILICQDLIRLYKRKACSSRMLMKLDLQKAYDLV, from the exons ATGGCTCATAATGAACGGATTAGAGGGGCACAGGTTTCACGAGCTGATGTTATCCCTCTGTCTAAGGTCATCCAGGATTGCCATTTGTTTGATCTTAAGGCAACTGGCGCCTTTTTTACATGGAATAACAAACATGAAAGTGGAAAGAAGGTGTATAGCAGAATAGAcagagtttttataaattatgatTGGATTAATGTTTTCCCTGACAGTGTTGCCAATTTCCTCCCTGAGGGGTTATTTGACCACTGCTCATGTCTTATCAATTTGGAATGCCAGCAGCACCAGAGACTCAAATCCTTTAAGTACTACAACATGTGGTCACTTTCTAAGGACTTTGATCATATT GATCCCTTGAATAGTGAACTTTGTCATACTGAAAGGATATGTGATGCAGAGTTGGGTGAGCTGCTAAAAGCTAGGAACATGTTCCTTAGTCAGAAGGCTAAAACAGCTTGGATTGCAGAGGGAAATGAGAATACATCTTATTTTCACTCAGTGATCAAAAGAAGAAGGAGCCAGAATAGGGTGTACAAG GCCATTATAAAGATGGGTCAATGTCTAACTGATGAGCACAGAACTACTTTGTTAGCTCCTCTTTCAGATAATGAAATAAAGAGGGCTATGTTTGATATTCCTGGAAACAAAGCACCAAGCCCTGATGGGTTTGGAAGCCAATTTTTCAAGGATGCCTGGCATATTATGGGACATTCAGTGACTGCTGCTATCAGAGATGCTTTTAATAAGGGGAAGGTGTTGAAGCAGTGTAATAATACTGTGATTACTTTGATCCCAAAGGTAGAACTTTTTGAGAATGTCAAGCAATTCAGACTAATTGCTTGTTGTAACACCATTTATAAGTGCCTATCCAAAGTAATCTGCAATAGACTGAGAGATATTCTGCCTGACATAGTAAGCCCTTCACAGAGTGCCTTCATAAAAGGGAGGGACATTGTGGGGAACATCTTGATTTGCCAAGATTTAATAAGGTTGTATAAGAGGAAAGCATGCTCTTCTAGAATGTTGATGAAATTAGACCTGCAGAAGGCGTATGATTTAGTATAA